GCAATTAAAAAGGGCGCACTTAAATGGGAATAAAAAACTTTTTAAGGAGGATATTATGGAAAAAGTTTTGAAAATAAGTCCTGAAGAAGTTTATTACTCTCCTTTATTTAATAAACTTTTTAATTATGCTGAAAGGTTTCCAGGTGGCTCTCTTATTCTAACCACCACAAAGAAACTTTTTGCCTGGTCAAGAAAATCGAGCCTATGGCCAATTACTTTTGGACTTGCTTGCTGTGCCATTGAAATGATGGCAACCTATGCTTCAAGATATGACCTTGAAAGATTCGGGGTTATTACAAGAGCATCCCCAAGACAATCAGATGTTATGATTGTCTCCGGAACTG
This portion of the candidate division WOR-3 bacterium genome encodes:
- a CDS encoding NADH-quinone oxidoreductase subunit B family protein, with the translated sequence MEKVLKISPEEVYYSPLFNKLFNYAERFPGGSLILTTTKKLFAWSRKSSLWPITFGLACCAIEMMATYASRYDLERFGVITRASPRQSDVMIVSGTVSCKMAERIKRLYSQMPNPKWVIAMGSCAIAGDFYRNVYSVVPGVDRVIPVDVYVPGCPPTPEGLIEGIRKLQELITKGAKK